One part of the Dasypus novemcinctus isolate mDasNov1 chromosome 27, mDasNov1.1.hap2, whole genome shotgun sequence genome encodes these proteins:
- the CCDC82 gene encoding coiled-coil domain-containing protein 82 isoform X3 — MVHVRRRETRKNSKTQVPEQKSRVDWRRTKRNSISQLFDSDDELESDEEFESGDERDSDESVGSDESVGSGEPGGTEEPTATKGGGHGGGEEHPASPGDSGAGAEANSEGHRGPDGGAPPSPEGGQRHSPGQAEEDLEEERVQRGKRRRVSSVMWDSEDSEDSDVLVHKAGGKRPRRVVEDECSPVETEPEPPEKTPAARRREQQQRLRELSRRRSRQSRGSRGDCEDSEKESCASSEEEEEEDYESEEDGDAYIFDDFVVRDEEGDAESKSQQGEQLTASQLKLVKQNSLYSFSDHYTHFERVVKALLINALDVSFLGTLYDGSRQKSYAQDMLTSLHYLDNRFVQPRLESLTSRSRWKEQYKEAPEIEPGTSYMGGRHSTSELCLLPQIICL, encoded by the exons ATGGTACATGTTAGAAGACGTGAAACAAGGAAAAATTCTAAAACTCAAGTCCCTGAGCAGAAATCTCGAGTTGACTGGAGGCGGACTAAAAGAAATAGCATCTCACAATTATTTGATAGTGACGACGAGCTTGAGAGTGACGAAGAGTTTGAGAGTGGTGACGAGCGTGACAGTGACGAGAGCGTGGGCAGCGACGAGAGCGTGGGCAGCGGGGAGCCTGGGGGCACTGAAGAGCCTACGGCCACCAAAGGTGGAGGCCACGGAGGCGGTGAGGAGCACCCCGCCAGCCCCGGCGACAGTGGAGCCGGTGCAGAAGCCAACAGCGAAGGCCACCGTGGGCCAGATGGCGGGGCGCCCCCGAGCCCGGAGGGTGGCCAGCGCCACAGCCCTGGACAGGCAGAGGAGGACCTGGAAGAAGAGCGCGTCCAGCGAGGGAAGAGACGAAGGGTCTCCTCCGTGATGTGGGACAGTGAGGACAGCGAGGACAGCGACGTGCTTGTGCACAAAGCAGGGGGCAAGCGTCCACGCAGAGTGGTGGAAGACGAGTGTTCCCCGGTGGAGACAGAGCCAGAGCCCCCCGAGAAGACGCCGGCGGCGCGGAGGCGAGAGCAGCAGCAGAGGCTGCGGGAGCTGTCCAGGCGGCGGTCCCGGCAGAGCCGCGGCAGCCGCGGGGACTGCGAG GACTCTGAGAAGGAATCCTGCGCGAGcagcgaggaggaggaggaggaggactaTGAGTCGGAGGAAGATGGAGATGCTTATATTTTTGATGACTTTGTGGTGCGGGATGAGGAGGGAGATGCAGAGAGCAAGAGCCAGCAAGGAGAACAACTGACAGCATCCCAACTGAAATTAGTAAAACAGAATTCTCTTT ATTCTTTCAGTGACCATTACACTCACTTTGAAAGAGTTGTGAAAGCTTTGCTGATCAATGCCTTAGATGTCTCTTTCCTGGGAACATTGTATG ATGGCAGCAGGCAAAAATCTTATGCGCAGGATATGTTGACATCCCTTCACTATTTGGATAACCGCTTTGTTCAGCCTCGTCTGGAGAGCTTAACTTCTAGAAGTCGTTGGAAAGAGCAGTACAAG gaggcaccggagattgaacctgggacctcctacatgggaggcaggcactcaaccagtgagctatgCCTGCTCCCCCAGATTATTTGTCTTTAA
- the JRKL gene encoding jerky protein homolog-like: MSGKRKRVVLTIKDKLDIIKKLEDGGSSKQLAVIYGIGETTVRDIRKNKEKIITYASSSDSTSLLAKRKSMKPSMYEELDRAMLEWFNQQRAKGNPISGPICAKRAEFFFYALGMDGDFNPSAGWLTRFKQRHSIREINIRNERLNGDETAVEEFCNNFRDFIERENLQPEQIYNADETGLFWKCLPSRTVVFKGKCTASRHKSVEERVTVMCCANATGLHKLKLCVVGKAKKPRSFKSTDTSNLPVSYFSQRGAWMDLSIFRQWFDKIFVPQVREYLRSKGLQEKAVLLLDNSPTHPNENVLRSDDGQIFAKYLPPNVASLIQPSDQGVIATMKRNYRAGLLQNNLEEGNDLKSFWKKLTLLDALYEIAMAWNLVKPVTISRAWKKILPTIEEKEGLDFDEEDISIATVATILQHTKGLENVTTENVEKWLEVDSTEPGYEVLTDSEIIRRAQGQTAESSEKEEEEIELIPEKHINHAAALQWTENLLDYLEQQGDMILPDRLVIRKLRATIRNKQKMTNSSQ, from the coding sequence ATGTCAGGGAAGCGGAAGCGTGTGGTGTTGACTATTAAAGATAAGCTTGATATCATAAAGAAACTTGAAGACGGAGGTTCTTCCAAACAACTGGCAGTGATTTATGGAATTGGTGAAACGACAGTTCGGGACataaggaaaaataaggaaaagattaTAACGTATGCCAGCAGTTCGGATTCCACAAGTCTTCTGGCCAAGAGGAAATCTATGAAGCCATCCATGTATGAGGAGCTGGACAGAGCAATGCTGGAATGGTTCAACCAGCAGAGAGCCAAAGGGAATCCTATATCTGGACCAATTTGTGCAAAAAGAGCAGAGTTCTTCTTTTATGCTTTGGGAATGGATGGCGATTTTAACCCCTCTGCCGGCTGGTTAACCCGTTTTAAGCAGCGGCACAGCATTAGAGAGATTAACATTAGAAATGAAAGGTTGAATGGAGATGAGACTGCTGTGGAGGAATTTTGTAACAACTTTCGAGACTTTATTGAACGGGAGAATTTGCAGCCTGAACAAATCTACAATGCAGATGAAACTGGACTGTTCTGGAAGTGCCTCCCATCCCGAACTGTAGTATTCAAAGGTAAATGCACTGCTTCCAGGCACAAGTCAGTTGAAGAAAGAGTCACTGTCATGTGTTGCGCCAATGCTACGGGTTTACACAAACTTAAACTCTGTGTTGTGGGGAAAGCAAAGAAACCTCGTTCCTTCAAGTCAACTGACACCTCAAACCTGCCAGTCTCTTATTTCAGCCAAAGAGGTGCATGGATGGATCTTTCCATTTTCCGGCAGTGGTTTGATAAGATCTTTGTGCCACAAGTTCGAGAGTACTTAAGATCCAAAGGCCTGCAGGAAAAGGCTGTGCTCTTGTTGGATAATTCACCGACACATCCAAATGAAAATGTCCTGAGGTCCGATGATGgccaaatatttgcaaaatatttacCACCAAATGTGGCTTCATTGATTCAGCCCTCAGATCAGGGAGTCATAGCCACAATGAAGAGAAACTATCGTGCAGGCCTTCTCCAGAATAATTTGGAAGAAGGTAATGACTTGAAATCATTTTGGAAGAAGTTAACTCTGCTTGATGCGCTATATGAAATAGCAATGGCATGGAACTTAGTAAAGCCAGTTACCATCAGCAGAGCATGGAAGAAGATTCTCCCTAccatagaggagaaagaaggctTGGACTTTGATGAAGAAGATATCTCAATAGCTACTGTGGCCACCATTTTACAGCACACCAAAGGTTTGGAAAATGTCACTACTGAGAATGTTGAGAAATGGCTTGAAGTGGACAGTACTGAACCAGGCTATGAAGTGTTAACTGACAGTGAAATCATCagaagagcccaaggccagaCAGCTGAGTCCAgtgaaaaggaggaggaggaaatagAACTGATCCCAGAGAAACATATTAATCATGCAGCTGCTCTCCAATGGACTGAAAATTTATTGGATTACCTAGAACAACAAGGCGATATGATTCTGCCTGATAGACTAGTAATACGGAAACTTCGAGCCACCATCAGAAATAAACAGAAGATGACAAACTCAAGTCAATAA
- the CCDC82 gene encoding coiled-coil domain-containing protein 82 isoform X4: protein MVHVRRRETRKNSKTQVPEQKSRVDWRRTKRNSISQLFDSDDELESDEEFESGDERDSDESVGSDESVGSGEPGGTEEPTATKGGGHGGGEEHPASPGDSGAGAEANSEGHRGPDGGAPPSPEGGQRHSPGQAEEDLEEERVQRGKRRRVSSVMWDSEDSEDSDVLVHKAGGKRPRRVVEDECSPVETEPEPPEKTPAARRREQQQRLRELSRRRSRQSRGSRGDCEDSEKESCASSEEEEEEDYESEEDGDAYIFDDFVVRDEEGDAESKSQQGEQLTASQLKLVKQNSLYSFSDHYTHFERVVKALLINALDVSFLGTLYDGSRQKSYAQDMLTSLHYLDNRFVQPRLESLTSRSRWKEQYKEGTRN, encoded by the exons ATGGTACATGTTAGAAGACGTGAAACAAGGAAAAATTCTAAAACTCAAGTCCCTGAGCAGAAATCTCGAGTTGACTGGAGGCGGACTAAAAGAAATAGCATCTCACAATTATTTGATAGTGACGACGAGCTTGAGAGTGACGAAGAGTTTGAGAGTGGTGACGAGCGTGACAGTGACGAGAGCGTGGGCAGCGACGAGAGCGTGGGCAGCGGGGAGCCTGGGGGCACTGAAGAGCCTACGGCCACCAAAGGTGGAGGCCACGGAGGCGGTGAGGAGCACCCCGCCAGCCCCGGCGACAGTGGAGCCGGTGCAGAAGCCAACAGCGAAGGCCACCGTGGGCCAGATGGCGGGGCGCCCCCGAGCCCGGAGGGTGGCCAGCGCCACAGCCCTGGACAGGCAGAGGAGGACCTGGAAGAAGAGCGCGTCCAGCGAGGGAAGAGACGAAGGGTCTCCTCCGTGATGTGGGACAGTGAGGACAGCGAGGACAGCGACGTGCTTGTGCACAAAGCAGGGGGCAAGCGTCCACGCAGAGTGGTGGAAGACGAGTGTTCCCCGGTGGAGACAGAGCCAGAGCCCCCCGAGAAGACGCCGGCGGCGCGGAGGCGAGAGCAGCAGCAGAGGCTGCGGGAGCTGTCCAGGCGGCGGTCCCGGCAGAGCCGCGGCAGCCGCGGGGACTGCGAG GACTCTGAGAAGGAATCCTGCGCGAGcagcgaggaggaggaggaggaggactaTGAGTCGGAGGAAGATGGAGATGCTTATATTTTTGATGACTTTGTGGTGCGGGATGAGGAGGGAGATGCAGAGAGCAAGAGCCAGCAAGGAGAACAACTGACAGCATCCCAACTGAAATTAGTAAAACAGAATTCTCTTT ATTCTTTCAGTGACCATTACACTCACTTTGAAAGAGTTGTGAAAGCTTTGCTGATCAATGCCTTAGATGTCTCTTTCCTGGGAACATTGTATG ATGGCAGCAGGCAAAAATCTTATGCGCAGGATATGTTGACATCCCTTCACTATTTGGATAACCGCTTTGTTCAGCCTCGTCTGGAGAGCTTAACTTCTAGAAGTCGTTGGAAAGAGCAGTACAAG gaaggcaccagaaactga